CAGGCCGCCGGTGGTTGCGATCCGCTGGACGTAGGTCGTGGCCTCCAGCCGGTCGCCGTCAGGGCCAGCGGCCGTCGAAGCAGCGGACAGCAGCAGCCATGGAATGGCGGTGGCATCGACGGTGACGGAGTCCACGAGCTGGCCCACGACCTTGCTGCCGTCGGTGGCCTGCCACGTTGGCCCGCCGAAGTGGGTGATGATGAGCTTGCCGTGGTCGTCGTACAGGTTCGCCCGGGGCGCGACGAACCCCCAGGCAACACCGTTGCACGAG
This sequence is a window from Actinomycetes bacterium. Protein-coding genes within it:
- a CDS encoding DUF3455 domain-containing protein, whose protein sequence is RLLLVGIVAAAAVLSLTQAAQAGPPPPVVPSKIQVGAGNKVFLVGHAVGVQIYSCNGVAWGFVAPRANLYDDHGKLIITHFGGPTWQATDGSKVVGQLVDSVTVDATAIPWLLLSAASTAAGPDGDRLEATTYVQRIATTGGLAPPAAECNATTAGTVAEVPYTADYYFWKHTGS